CGAAGATCGTGGTGATCGTCGTCAGCAGTATGGGACGGAGCCTCAGGCGCCCGGCCTCCACGATCGAGTCGCGCACGCTCATGCCGTTCTTCCGCGCCTTGTTTATGAAGTCCATGAACACAATGGAGTTGTTGACCACGACCCCCGAGAGCCCGACCACCCCCATCATCGCGAGGAAGCTCTTGGGCTCGGCGTGGAATATGAACGTCCACGTCACGCCCACGAAGCCGTAGAGCACCGCCAGCAGCACTACGACCGGCTGCAGCAGCGACTGGAACTCGAAGACGAGGATCGTGAAGATGAGCAGCGCAGCGATGATCATGGCTATCTTGAGGTCGGCCATGGACTCCTGGGTCTTCTCCCACTCGCCGCCGAAACTTATGATGACGCCCGGGTGCTCCTTCGGGACGTCGGCGAAGCGCGAAGCTATCGCCTTCGTGGTCCCGACCGAGGTGGCGAGATCCTCGTCCACGTTCGCGGTGACGGTGACGGTCCTCTTGCGCTCGTAGTGCCTGATCGCGTTGATGCCCCTCTTCTCGCTCGGGGTCGCCACCTGCGTGATGGGTATGAGATAGCCCTGCGGGTTGGGGATCAGCACCTTGTCGAGCGAGCCGGGCCTGTACCGCCACGAATCCGGGAAGCGGACCCTCACGTCTATCTCCTCGTCCGAGCGCTTGATCGAGGTCGCGATCGTCCCCTCGAAGGCCGATCTCACGGCGAGCGCCACGTCCTCGACCGTGATGTCCGCCCTGGCGGCCTGCCTCTCGTCCACGTCCACGTTGATCTCGCCCTTGCCCTCCTCGTAGTCGTCCCTTATGTCCGAGACGCCGGGGACCCCGGCCAGAAACGCCTTGATCTCGTCCGCTATCGCGTCGAGCTCGTCCAGGTCCTCTCCGCGTATCCTCACCGACACCGGCTTGCCCACCGGCGGTCCCTGGCGCACGTTGTCGAATGTGATCTCCGTGAATTCGGCGAATCCCTCTGTGGCTTCCCTCAGCCGCGCGATCATCTCGTCGGAGGTCATCTTGCGGTCTACCTCCGGCTTCAGAAAGATCTGCATCTGGGCGAGGTGGCTGGCCCGCTCCGCAGCGGGGTCGCCCGAGTCCTGCTGGATGACGCCGACCTGTGTGACGTAGTCGTCCATCTCGGAGGCCGGGATCTTCGCCACCTCCGCCTCTATCCGTTTCATCATCTCCTCGGTCCTCTCCACCGGCGTGCCGATCGGCGCCTTGGCCCTTATGAAGAAGGCGTCGATCCCTCTCTGCGGGAACAGGACGAACGGGAGGCGGAACAGCCCTATGTAGAGAGAGACCGCGAAGAATATTGAGACGATGCCGATGAAGCGCCAGCGCATCCGTATGAGCCGCTCGATCAGCCCCACATACCCTTCAGCGAATCGGCCGAAGAGGCGGTCGAAGATGCCCCTGTGGAGGCGGCCCAAAAACTTCGAACGGGGCAGCCGCTCGATGGTCACGATGTGCGCGGGCAGGATGACGAACGCCTGAAAGAGCGAGGCGGTCAGCGCGATGATGACCACAAGAGGCATATAGAGCACGAATTTGCCGATGATGCCGCTCATGAACATGAGCGGCGCAAACGCCACGACCGTGGTGAGCACCGTGGTGAGCACCGGCGCCCATATCTCGTCGGAGCCCTCGATCGCGGCCTCCTCGACCGAGTCTCCGCCCGCGATCCTGCGGTGCACGTTCTCAGCTATCACAATCGCGTCGTCCACGAGCATGCCCAGCACCATGATCAGCGCGAACATGGTGAGCATGTTGATGCTCATGCGCGAGTAGTACATGGCGATGAACGTTATGAGCAGCGCCGTGGGTATGCCGATCGCAGTGACGATCCCCGCGCGCAGCGAGAGGAACAGAAAGAGGCAGATCACGACGAGGGTCACTCCGACCCATCCGTTGCCCACGAGCACGTCCAGCCGCCTCTGCACGTACACGGACATGTCGTTGACGATCTTCATGTCCAGGCCCTCGGGCGCGATCCTGCGGTAATCATCTACCAGCCGCTTGACCTCCTCCACCATGGTGATCACGTCCGCCGACTCCTTCTTGACCGCGACGAGGTTGATCGCCCTGTGGCCGTTGGCCCTGTGGATCTGCTGCCACGGCTCGAAGTCGTCGGAGACCTTCGCTATGTCCGAGACCTCCACCCAGTGTCCCAGCTCGTTGGCCCGCAGTATCACCCTCTCTATCTCTGACGCGCTCTCGAACTCGCCGGTGGTGCGCAAGAGCCTCTCCACGCCGTCGCCTATGACGCTGCCGCCGGGGATGCTCACGTTCTGGCTCTTGAGCGAGTGGATCACCTCGGCGAGCGACAGGTTGTAGCGCGACACCTCGTCGGGGTCGACCTCGACCCATATCTCCTGGTCGCGCCAGCCGTTGCGGTCCACGCGCGAGATGTCGGATAGGTCCAAGAGCCTCGTCTCCATCTCCCTGGCGCTCTCCACCAGCACCGCCTCCGGGATGTCGCCCGACAGCGAGACCTCGACCACCGGGTGGTCGCGCATCTGGAGCTCGTTGACCAGCGGCTTGTCCTTGAGGTCCGACGGCAGGTCCTCGGCGTTGTCCACCGCGCGCTGGATGTCGTTGACCACCTTGGCCTTGTCGCGCGCGTCCGGCTCGATCTCGATGAGTATGGTGGCCAGACCCTCGATGGAGGCGGAGTTCATCTCCTTTATGTCGCTGACCTCCTTGAGCTCCTTCTCTATGGGGATCGTGATGAGCTTCTCTATCTCCTGGGGGGTGGCGCCGGGATAGCTCGCGTTCACTATTACGAGGTCCAGGTTGACGTTCGGGAATATGTCCCTGTTGAGCCCGGAGATGGCCATGACGCCCGCCACCAGGATCACCACTGTGATGAGGTTGGCGAGCAGAGGCTGCCTGACCGAGAACTCGAATAGCTTTCTCACCTGCCCACCTCCGTGCTCTCGACTATGCCGCCCCGTTCGGCCACCATGTCTCCGAGAGCGAGCCTGAGGTCCAGCATCGCCTTCTTGTAGGCGAGCCACGCCTCGAAGAGGTTGCGCTGGGTGTCGACGGTGTCATCCTGGTATCGCTTCACCGTGTCGGAGGACGAGCGGCCGAGCCTGTACTTGCCCAGCTCGAGCCTCTGCTTCTCGAGATGCATGGCGAGCGCCTTCTGGGTCTGCTCCACGATCGTGAGCCTCTCGCCTATGGCCACCGCGAGCCTCGCGATCTCGTTGGCGATCCTCTTCTCCAGGTCCTTCGCCTCGTAGACCGCCCTCGCCCGCTCCGCCTCGGCCCTGCGCGCGCCCGCCCGGGCGGCCCGGTTCTCGATCGGCACGGAGAGAGAGAGCCCCGCTGTGAAGTTGGGGCTGTCCATGTCCGAGAGCGCGTCGCCATAGCTGCGGTCTATCTCGTTGAGGTCCAGCGTGGAGACGAGATCCAGCTGCGGCCAGCGGCTGTTCTTTGCCATCTTCACCCTTATCCTCTGTCGCTCGAT
The genomic region above belongs to Pseudomonadota bacterium and contains:
- a CDS encoding efflux RND transporter permease subunit is translated as MRKLFEFSVRQPLLANLITVVILVAGVMAISGLNRDIFPNVNLDLVIVNASYPGATPQEIEKLITIPIEKELKEVSDIKEMNSASIEGLATILIEIEPDARDKAKVVNDIQRAVDNAEDLPSDLKDKPLVNELQMRDHPVVEVSLSGDIPEAVLVESAREMETRLLDLSDISRVDRNGWRDQEIWVEVDPDEVSRYNLSLAEVIHSLKSQNVSIPGGSVIGDGVERLLRTTGEFESASEIERVILRANELGHWVEVSDIAKVSDDFEPWQQIHRANGHRAINLVAVKKESADVITMVEEVKRLVDDYRRIAPEGLDMKIVNDMSVYVQRRLDVLVGNGWVGVTLVVICLFLFLSLRAGIVTAIGIPTALLITFIAMYYSRMSINMLTMFALIMVLGMLVDDAIVIAENVHRRIAGGDSVEEAAIEGSDEIWAPVLTTVLTTVVAFAPLMFMSGIIGKFVLYMPLVVIIALTASLFQAFVILPAHIVTIERLPRSKFLGRLHRGIFDRLFGRFAEGYVGLIERLIRMRWRFIGIVSIFFAVSLYIGLFRLPFVLFPQRGIDAFFIRAKAPIGTPVERTEEMMKRIEAEVAKIPASEMDDYVTQVGVIQQDSGDPAAERASHLAQMQIFLKPEVDRKMTSDEMIARLREATEGFAEFTEITFDNVRQGPPVGKPVSVRIRGEDLDELDAIADEIKAFLAGVPGVSDIRDDYEEGKGEINVDVDERQAARADITVEDVALAVRSAFEGTIATSIKRSDEEIDVRVRFPDSWRYRPGSLDKVLIPNPQGYLIPITQVATPSEKRGINAIRHYERKRTVTVTANVDEDLATSVGTTKAIASRFADVPKEHPGVIISFGGEWEKTQESMADLKIAMIIAALLIFTILVFEFQSLLQPVVVLLAVLYGFVGVTWTFIFHAEPKSFLAMMGVVGLSGVVVNNSIVFMDFINKARKNGMSVRDSIVEAGRLRLRPILLTTITTIFGILPVAYGVMGSDPFLKPMALSLGWGLAFATACTLLVTPPLYAVVDDLHCRLISRLKFWSNGCQDRGF
- a CDS encoding TolC family protein, yielding FGRYEPILGISLQQPLMKNAFGMNDRGAVNEAKRAYAAADQAVRREVDKLVYEALQDYWALFFIREHMKSIERAISFAREFLGTTLEERKLGTAEETDVLAARANLLGRQNELSAYRELEEVAEEALRNDLELDPHEELSLGRDYPPRIKKTEPVEEMISRAMSSRGDYLAALEEIERQRIRVKMAKNSRWPQLDLVSTLDLNEIDRSYGDALSDMDSPNFTAGLSLSVPIENRAARAGARRAEAERARAVYEAKDLEKRIANEIARLAVAIGERLTIVEQTQKALAMHLEKQRLELGKYRLGRSSSDTVKRYQDDTVDTQRNLFEAWLAYKKAMLDLRLALGDMVAERGGIVESTEVGR